A portion of the Ficedula albicollis isolate OC2 chromosome 4, FicAlb1.5, whole genome shotgun sequence genome contains these proteins:
- the PDE5A gene encoding cGMP-specific 3',5'-cyclic phosphodiesterase isoform X3, producing MRFCCCCSSLHGMGREMVNAWFAERVHTIPVCKEGTKSQSEACACHQPACAETTSSGTPARKISASEFDRPLRPIFVKDSVGAVSFLSGSDKKEQMPLQSPRIETSAGDQCSRLLELVKDISSHLDVTALCHKIFLHIHELIAADRYSLFLVCEDSSNEKFLVSRLFDVAEGSTLEEASNNCIRLEWNKGIVGHVAAIGQPLNIKNAYEDPRFNAEVDQITGYKTQSILCMPIKNHREEVVGVAQAINKKSGIGGTFTEQDEKDFAAYLAFCGIVLHNAQLYETSLLENRRNQVLLDLASLIFEEQQSLEVILKKIAATIISFMQVQRCTIFIVDEDCPDTFSSVFHMESEQLEDSAENLKRDYDTSKINYMYAQYVKNTMEPLNIPDVCKDRRFPWTNDSAENVSRSVKSLLCTPIKNGKKNKVIGVCQLVNKMEEKSGKIKAFNRNDEEFLEAFVIFCGLGIQNTQMYEAVERAMAKQMVTLEVLSYHASAAEEETRELQVTVAAVVPSAQTLNLTDFYFSDFELSDFETTLCTIRMFTDLNLVQNFQMKHEVLCRWILSVKKNYRKNVAYHNWRHAFNTAQCMFAALKSGKIQSKLTDLETLALLIATLSHDLDHRGVNNSYIQRSEHPLAQLYCHSIMEHHHFDQCLMILNSPGNQILSNLSIEEYKATLKMIKQAILATDLALYIKRRGEFFELLRKKQFNWEDPSQKELFLAMLMTACDLSAITKPWPVQQRIAELVATEFFDQGDKERKELNIEPTDLMNREKKNKIPSMQVGFIDAVCLQLYEALTHVSEACSPLLDGCRKNRQKWQALAEQQENLINGESNQGKRN from the exons AGAAATGGTTAATGCATGGTTTGCTGAGAGAGTTCACACCATCCCAGTCTGCAAGGAGGGAACCAAGTCCCAGAGTGAAGCCTGTGCCTGTCACCAGCCTGCCTGTGCCGAGACCACCAGCTCTGGGACACCAGCGAGGAAAATCTCCGCTTCTGAATTCGACAGACCCTTAAGGCCTATTTTTGTCAAGGACTCTGTGGGAGCAGTGAGCTTTCTCTCTGGCTCTGACAAGAAAGAACAGATGCCTCTGCAATCTCCAAGGATTGAGACCAGTGCAGGGGATCAGTGCTCGAGACTATTAGAACTTGTGAAAGACATTTCTAGTCACTTAGATGTCACAGCGCTTTGCCATAAGATCTTCCTACACATCCACGAGCTGATCGCCGCCGACCGCTATTCCCTGTTCCTGGTGTGTGAGGACAGCTCCAACGAGAAGTTTCTCGTGAGCAGGCTGTTTGATGTGGCAGAAGGATCCACCCTGGAAGAAGCTTCCAACAACTGCATTCGCCTGGAGTGGAACAAGGGCATTGTGGGCCATGTGGCAGCCATAGGGCAGCCTCTCAACATCAAGAATGCCTACGAG GATCCAAGATTCAATGCAGAAGTTGACCAGATCACAGGGTATAAGACTCAGAGCATTCTCTGTATGCCAATAAAGAATCACAGGGAAGAG GTTGTTGGTGTGGCTCAAGCAATCAACAAGAAATCTGGCATTGGTGGCACTTTCACTGAACAAGATGAAAAG GATTTTGCAGCATACTTGGCATTTTGTGGAATTGTTCTTCACAACGCTCAGCTGTACGAGACGTCTCTGCTCGAGAACAGGCGCAATCAG GTGCTTCTTGACCTCGCCAGCCTGATTTTTGAAGAGCAGCAGTCTTTGGAAGTGATCCTGAAGAAGATAGCAGCCACTATAATATCCTTCATGCAGGTGCAGAGGTGTACCATCTTCATAGTGGATGAAGATTGTCCC GATACATTTTCTAGTGTCTTTCACATGGAATCTGAGCAATTAGAGGATTCAGCTGAAAATCTGAAGAG GGACTATGACACAAGCAAAATCAATTACATGTATGCTCAGTATGTCAAGAATACGATGGAGCCACTCAACATCCCAGATGTCTGCAAAGACAGAAGATTTCCATGGACA AATGACAGTGCAGAAAATGTAAGTCGGAGCGTAAAGAGTTTGCTGTGTACAccaataaaaaatggaaaaaagaataaagtgaTAG GGGTTTGCCAGCTTGTGAAtaagatggaagaaaaatcaggaaaaatcaaGGCTTTCAACAGAAATGATGAGGAGTTCCTGGAAGCATTCGTCATCTTTTGTGGGCTGGGGATCCAGAACACACAGATGTACGAGGCTGTAGAAAGAGCCATGGCCAAGCAGATGGTGACATTAGAG gTTCTCTCATACCatgcttctgctgctgaggaggaaaCGAGGGAGCTGCAGGTAACAGTG gctgctgtaGTGCCATCTGCACAAACTCTCAACCTGACTGACTTCTACTTCAGTGACTTTGAGCTGTCAGACTTTGAAACAACACTCTGCACAATTCGAATGTTCACAGACCTCAACCTGGTGCAAAATTTCCAAATGAAACACGAG GTTCTCTGCAGATGGATTTTAAGTGTGAAGAAAAACTATAGGAAGAACGTTGCTTATCACAATTGGAGACATGCCTTTAACACAGCACAGTGCATGTTTGCTGCTCTGAAATCTGGGAAAATTCAG AGCAAACTGACTGACTTAGAAACTCTGGCTTTGCTGATAGCAACTCTGAGCCATGATCTGGATCACAGGGGAGTGAACAACTCTTACATACAAAG aagCGAACATCCACTGGCTCAGCTGTATTGCCACTCAATCATGGAGCATCATCATTTTGATCAATGCCTTATGATCCTGAATAGTCCA GGAAATCAGATTCTCAGCAACCTTTCCATTGAAGAATACAAGGCTACACTGAAAATGATAAAACAAGCCATTCTTGCCACAGACCTGGCACTATACATCAA gaggagaggagaattTTTCGAACTTCTAAGGAAGAAGCAGTTTAATTGGGAAGATCCCTCACAAAAGGAGCTATTTTT AGCAATGCTGATGACTGCTTGTGACTTATCAGCCATAACAAAACCATGGCCAGTTCAGCAACGG ATTGCTGAGCTTGTAGCTACAGAGTTCTTTGATCAAGGAGATAAAGAGCGGAAGGAACTCAACATAGAGCCCACG GATCTAAtgaacagagagaagaaaaacaaaattcccagCATGCAGGTTGGATTCATAGATGCTGTTTGTTTGCAGCTGTATGAG GCCCTAACACACGTGTCAGAGGCCTGCTCCCCTTTGCTGGATGGCTGCagaaaaaacaggcagaaatgGCAAGCcttggctgagcagcaggagaaccTGATCAATGGAGAAAGCAACCAAGGCAAACGGAACTGA